The following coding sequences are from one Lolium rigidum isolate FL_2022 chromosome 6, APGP_CSIRO_Lrig_0.1, whole genome shotgun sequence window:
- the LOC124664194 gene encoding uncharacterized protein LOC124664194, translated as MSMVQKSDSWAPQSTTPLHASHRERQGERRRQRHIPIPTFCSAGDAAPPPPSISFSRPAGRVLPSSAARPAHPLSAQALDFRSSSTSSPPAVRHASALRYCQEMDIDPGAGESVPEHPEKGLGEQESGEKPSQIKLCEPYLFSSCNCSIACMRMVQNYNILWSMYG; from the exons ATGAGCATGGTTCAAAAAAGC GATTCCTGGGCACCCCAATCGACCACTCCCCTGCACGCGAGCCACAGAGAGAGGCAGGGAgagaggcggcggcagcggcacatCCCGATTCCCACCTTCTGCTCCGCCGGCGACGCTGCTCCTCCACCGCCGTCCATCTCGTTCTCCAGGCCGGCGGGACGTGTACTGCCCTCCTCCGCTGCCCGTCCCGCTCATCCCCTCTCCGCCCAGGCGCTCGATTTCAGATCGAGCTCGACCTCATCGCCGCCGGCTGTCCGCCACGCCTCGGCCCTCAG GTACTGTCAAGAAATGGACATTGATCCGGGTGCGGGTGAATCGGTGCCTGAG CATCCGGAGAAAGGACTTGGAGAACAAGAAAGTGGAGAAAAACCAAGCCAAATCAAACTATGTGAACCATATCTTTTTTCTTCTTGCAATTGTAGCATTGCGTGCATGCGTATGGTACAAAATTACAAcatattatggtctatgtatggcTAG
- the LOC124668387 gene encoding uncharacterized protein LOC124668387 — protein MRSCCSPSSLRGISSAAWRHAVAGIPSLTGGSHHQQQHDLRYLPLRSPEPPIAHGLAERLFSSSSTKRSAKKSAAKKDTPVDSTSGGDPFYVVRKGDVIGIYKNLADCQAQVSNSVCDPSVSVFKGYSLRKDTEEYLAARGLKNALYSFNAADARDELFDDLALCPFQHPDGNATSTLERPQEMETKPSKKHPKVAEHKSLPDSHLSCILEFDGACKGNPGKSGAGVIVRRPDGSLIAQLREGLGIATCNAAEYHALLLGLRYAAKEGFKYIRVQGDSSLVCNQAQGLWRPKSDNMADLCKKVKQLKRKFVQIQINHVLREFNADADAQANLAVELPVGALQEQSNIAC, from the exons ATGAGGAGCTGCTGTTCTCCTTCCTCTCTCCGTGGGATTTCTAGCGCGGCgtggaggcatgcggtggccggcATTCCGagtctgaccggcggcagccaccATCAGCAGCAGCACGACCTGCGCTACCTCCCCCTCAGGTCTCCCGAGCCGCCCATTGCCCATGGCCTCGCTGAGCGCttattctcttcctcctccaccaagcGCTCCGCCAAGAAATCCGCCGCAAAGAAGGACACCCCCGTGGACTCTACCAGCGGCGGCGACCCGTTCTATGTCGTCCGCAagggcgacgtcatcggcatctACAAGAACCTCGCCGACTGCCAAGCCCAAGTCAGCAATTCG GTCTGTGATCCTTCTGTGAGCGTGTTCAAAGGCTATTCTTTGCGTAAAGACACTGAGGAGTATCTCGCTGCGCGTGGGTTAAAGAATGCTCTGTATTCCTTCAATGCAGCAGATGCAAGagatgaattgtttgatgatctGGCCCTCTGCCCTTTTCAG CACCCTGATGGAAATGCAACCTCTACTCTGGAAAGGCCACAGGAGATG GAAACCAAACCATCGAAGAAGCATCCTAAAGTTGCTGAACACAAATCATTGCCTGACAGCCAT CTGTCCTGTATTCTTGAATTTGATGGCGCTTGTAAAGGAAATCCCGGGAAATCAGGTGCTGGTGTAATAGTAAGGCGGCCGGATGGATCTTTG attgctcaactacgtgaGGGTTTGGGTATTGCAACATGTAACGCTGCTGAATACCATGCATTGCTCCTGGGCCTGAGATATGCTGCTAAGGAGGGATTCAAGTATATTCGTGTTCAAGGCGATTCTAGTCTTGTATGTAACCAG GCCCAAGGTCTCTGGCGTCCTAAGAGCGATAATATGGCGGACTTGTGCAAGAAAGTTAAGCAACTGAAGCGAAAGTTTGTTCAGATTCAGATCAACCATGTTTTGAGG GAATTcaacgccgatgccgatgcccaaGCTAACCTTGCCGTGGAACTTCCTG TTGGTGCGCTTCAGGAGCAGTCTAACATCGCATGCTAG